In Nerophis ophidion isolate RoL-2023_Sa linkage group LG02, RoL_Noph_v1.0, whole genome shotgun sequence, one DNA window encodes the following:
- the chchd4b gene encoding coiled-coil-helix-coiled-coil-helix domain containing 4b, whose protein sequence is MRFNLFICEDMTTVKQEGKDTVIFVTKEDHATPSNAELVEEDPNDPYEERGLILPSGDINWNCPCLGGMASGPCGIDFKEAFSCFHYSKEEVKGSECLDQFTAMQECMQRYPELYPQEDDKVPDGEQRMEETPGDSKSTSDTVQDCDGTKPSSSLES, encoded by the exons ATGAGGTTTAACCTCTTTATTTGTGAAGACATGACTACTGTCAAACAAGAAG GTAAAGACACCGTTATATTTGTCACCAAAGAGGATCATGCAACGCCCAGCAATGCTGAGCTTGTAGAAGAAGACCCCAACGATCCTTATGAGGAGCGAG GTTTGATTCTTCCCAGTGGCGACATTAACTGGAACTGCCCTTGCCTGGGCGGGATGGCCAGTGGTCCCTGTGGGATCGACTTTAAGGAGGCCTTCTCGTGTTTCCACTACAGTAAAGAAGAGGTGAAAGGCTCCGAGTGCCTGGATCAGTTCACGGCCATGCAGGAGTGCATGCAGCGCTACCCGGAGCTCTACCCGCAAGAAGACGACAAGGTCCCGGATGGAGAGCAGCGCATGGAAGAAACACCCGGTGACTCTAAGTCCACATCTGACACTGTGCAGGACTGTGATGGCACGAAGCCCAGTAGCTCGCTAGAAAGCTAA